Proteins from a genomic interval of Capsicum annuum cultivar UCD-10X-F1 chromosome 4, UCD10Xv1.1, whole genome shotgun sequence:
- the LOC107867715 gene encoding serine carboxypeptidase-like 42 — protein sequence MGVRWFLGLVILGFVIGGKGYPEEDLVKALPGQPKVSFRQYAGYVDVDVRAGRSLFYYFVEAEVNPDDKPLTLWLNGGPGCSSVGGGAFTELGPFFPTGDGRGLRRNSKSWNKASNLLFVESPAGVGWSYSNTSSDYNTGDAKTTMDMHIFMMEWVKKFPAFKSRELYLTGESYAGHYIPQLAIALLDHNEHSKEYKFNIKGIAIGNPLLRLDRDVPATYEYFWSHGMISDEVGLTIMSQCDFDDYTFGSPHNVSQKCNNAISEANTIVGEYINNYDVILDMCYPSIVEQELRLKKMATKVSVGVDVCMSYERRFYFNLPEVQKALHANRTNLPDSWSMCSHVLNYSDTDGNINILPLLKRIIENHIPVWIFSGDQDSVVPLLGSRTLVRELAHDMGFKITVPYGAWFHKGQVGGWQTEYGNLLTFATVRGAAHMVPYAQPARALHLFSSFLRGRRLPNNTRPSIDD from the exons ATGGGTGTTCGTTGGTTTCTTGGACTAGTCATTTTGGGTTTTGTAATTGGAGGAAAAGGGTATCCAGAGGAGGATTTAGTTAAGGCATTGCCTGGACAACCTAAGGTGAGTTTTAGGCAATATGCAGGGTATGTTGATGTCGATGTGAGAGCTGGGAGgagtttgttttattattttgttgaagcTGAGGTGAATCCTGATGATAAACCTCTCACTCTTTGGCTCAATGGAG GCCCAGGTTGCTCATCAGTTGGTGGTGGTGCCTTTACAGAGTTGGGACCATTCTTTCCCACAGGTGACGGTCGAGGTCTCCGAAGAAATTCAAAATCATGGAATAAAG CATCAAATCTCCTCTTTGTTGAATCTCCAGCTGGAGTAGGCTGGTCATACTCAAATACAAGTTCAGACTACAACACTGGTGATGCCAAAACTA CAATGGATATGCATATATTCATGATGGAATGGGTGAAGAAATTCCCGGCATTCAAATCAAGGGAACTATATCTCACAGGAGAGAGTTATGCAG GGCATTACATTCCACAGTTAGCTATTGCTCTTCTAGACCACAATGAACACTCAAAAGAATACAAGTTCAACATTAAAGGAATTGCA ATCGGGAATCCACTTCTGAGACTTGATCGTGATGTTCCTGCAACCTATGAATACTTTTGGTCTCATGGGATGATTTCTGATGAAGTGGGCCTAACAATTATGAGTCAGTGTGACTTTGACGATTATACCTTTGGCAGTCCACACAATGTTTCACAAAAATGCAATAATGCCATATCTGAAGCAAACACCATTGTTGGTGAATATATAAATAACTATGACGTGATTCTTGATATGTGCTATCCTTCCATAGTGGAACAAGAGTTGCGACTAAAGAAAATG GCTACTAAAGTGAGTGTAGGTGTTGATGTGTGCATGAGCTATGAAAGGCGCTTCTATTTTAACCTTCCAGAGGTTCAGAAAGCCCTTCATGCAAATAGGACGAACTTGCCTGATAGCTGGTCGATGTGCAGCCA TGTTCTGAATTACAGCGACACAGATGGAAACATCAATATTCTTCCCTTGCTCAAAAGAATAATCGAAAACCATATTCCTGTTTGGATTTTCAG CGGAGACCAAGATTCTGTTGTACCATTGCTTGGCTCCAGGACCCTTGTACGCGAGCTAGCTCATGACATGGGGTTCAAGATTACAGTCCCATATGGAGCTTGGTTTCACAAAGGGCAG GTGGGAGGTTGGCAAACTGAATATGGCAACTTGTTGACCTTTGCCACAGTAAGAGGTGCTGCACATATGGTACCATATGCACAACCTGCAAGGGCTTTGCATTTGTTTAGTTCATTTCTACGTGGCCGGAGGCTCCCAAACAACACACGTCCCTCCATCGATGACTAA